The sequence below is a genomic window from Providencia rettgeri.
CGGTGTTTGGAACCCTGGGTGTGATGGTATTAGTGGCGTTTTTCGTAAAGTTCATGCCTTTGGTATAGAGAAACAGTGGTTTGGACGAGGTGATAGTTTCCCTGTGTTTGAAACCCCCATTGGTAAAATCGGTGTCATGATTTGTTATGACATGGGTTTTCCTGAAGTCGCACGAATTTTAACATTACAAGGCGCGGAATTATTATTAGCGCCTTCAGCTTGGTGTGTTCAAGACCGAGATGTCTGGGATATTAACAGCGCCTGTCGAGCATTAGAAAATGGAACCCACTTACTTGCAGTGAACCGTTGGGGTTATGAAGAAGACCTGCATTTATTTGGTGGTAGCAAGCTTTTAGGTCCTCGCGGCCAAGTACTTTGTGAAGCGGGCTGTGAAGGTGAGGAGCTATTAATCGGCGAGGTTGATTTTTTAAACCAAGCCCATACGCGCTTAAATGTGCCTTATCTGCGAGACAGAAAGCCACAAAGTTATCGTGTATTAACCCAAGGTTTAGGGTCATGAGTATTTTATCTAGCGTTGTTGATGTTTACCAATTATTCCTGCGTTCAGGGAATGAGCTGACGGTAACAACATTAGTTAATGAGTTAGGTATGCCTAAAAGTTCTGCTTCTCGTCTATTAAAGCAAATGGCTGAGCTTGGGTTACTTGAAAAGAAAAACAATGCACCGATATATCGCCCGGGTTTGCTGATTATGGAATTAGCGCATCGGGCCAGAGGAATGAATCCATTAATCGATATGATGCTTGAAGCACTTGATGAACTTGCGAAAGATAGCGGGTTTACCAGTTATGTGTCGGCACTTGATGATGATATGGTTCGTGTCGTTCATGCGCGCTTTGGTAATAGCATGCTGCAAGTGATCACTCAGCCGGGTACGCGGTTACCCATATTGGGGACTTCAACAGGGCGTGCGTTATTAGCAAGGTTATCGCCAAATGAACGGTCAAAAATTATTGAACGTGAACTAAAAGAAGAGAAAGCACGAGTTAAATTAGTTGAGCGTTTGGACCTCGTGGCTGAGCGTGGCTGGGAATTTTCGACGGATGAATCTGTTGCTGGCGTCGCGTCAATATCAAGCACGGTTTTCGACCCAGCGCAAAATACGTTGTATGCCTTGTGCTTAAGTTTACCTGCAACACAAATGAATGATGAGGTCAAAGCACAGTTATCTATAAGTCTTTGCCATAAAGCCGCCTATCTTGGTTGTATGGTGGGTGACCCATATTGGTTGCAAAAAAGCATAAATAAGTCATAAGCTGATTTTGTTCATAAAAGTAAACAGTAGTAAGAAGTAGGTAGTAGAAGTAAGCAGTAAATTATAAATATTTATATTATGAGTATTTTAAGTGCGTGAATACGCCTTCATCAGGAAAAATGGGGCCTCGATTACGTGAGGTTTCATCTAGAGCGAAATGGGGTTAACTCGCTATTTTAGGCGAGTTAACCCCTGAGTAGCTCTTCACTCCCATAAAAAAAATTAAAGGAAGTACAATGAGTCTAAAACAAACTCTTTGCGTATATGAGCTAATCGATTGCGCTAGTGTTAAAGGTGAAGACATTGTTGCATTGTTCCAAGATTTTCCACACATTGAAGTTATATCTAAAACGGTTAAGGATCATAAAGGGCAAAGTGATTTTGTTCGCATCCTTATTCCAGGAACACAAGGTAAATCACAACATAAAGAAGCTCCGACACTCGGGATCATTGGGCGCTTAGGTGGAATAGGCGCCAGGCCTTCTCGTATTGGTGTTGTTTCTGATGCAGATGGTGCGATTGCCGCACTTGCAACAGCGCTTAAATTGGCACAAATGCATGAAAAGGGTGACCGATTACTCGGTGATGTGGTGATCACGACCCATATCTGCCCAAATGCGCCAACACGCCCGCACACGCCTGTTGATTTCATGGATTCACCTCTTGATGATGCCACGATGAATCAACATGAGGCGATCCCAGAAGCGGATGCTATTTTGTCAGTAGATACCACGAAGGGAAATCGTTTACTTAATCATAAAGGGTATGCGCTATCGCCAACGGTAAAAAATGGTTATATTTTACCGGTATCAGAGGATTTAATTCGCTTGATGGAGTGGAGTAGTGGTCAAAAAGCAGTGACATTCCCACTATCAATTCAAGATATCACGCCATATGGTAATGGCCTACATCACATCAACAGTATATTACAACCTGCAGTATCTACGTCTGCACCCGTGGTTGGTGTCGCTATCTGTACAGAGACCGTGGTGCCAGGTTGCTCTACAGGGGCTAGTCATGAAGTTGATATTGCGAGTACTGTGAAATTTATGATAGAAGTTGCGAAAGAGTTTACCGCGAATCAGTGTGCATTTTATGATGTTGAACAATATACATTATTAACGGCACTGTATGGTGATATGCGTCACCTACAAACCGCGGGTAATCGTACTTAGTCATTGCAGAGAATAGCCACAGTTAATTATTGTACTAATCAATGTAATTGAAATAATTAACTGTGCTCTATTGAGTATAAGCTTAGCTCGATTCGCTGCTATTAGCGGAATTGTCTTCAACTCCAATAGGGATAATAAGCTCAGCGTGGTTGCCTTTGGGCCCAATAGTTAAACTGAACTGAACTTTTTGGCCTGCTTTTAGTGTCCTGTAACCGTCCATTTGGATGCAGGAATAATGTGCAAAAATATCTTCTCCGCCATCAGCTGGGCAAATAAAGCCGAAGCCTTTTGCGTTATTGAACCACTTAACGATACC
It includes:
- a CDS encoding nitrilase-related carbon-nitrogen hydrolase — encoded protein: MSGTKVKVALAQFDSELGNKTNNLQRMAQLCQQAADSGAKLICFPELATTGYRGDLLTTKLWDLSDSIGSETYTLFSELATRLNITIVSGFVERGEYLGDIYNSVGVWNPGCDGISGVFRKVHAFGIEKQWFGRGDSFPVFETPIGKIGVMICYDMGFPEVARILTLQGAELLLAPSAWCVQDRDVWDINSACRALENGTHLLAVNRWGYEEDLHLFGGSKLLGPRGQVLCEAGCEGEELLIGEVDFLNQAHTRLNVPYLRDRKPQSYRVLTQGLGS
- a CDS encoding IclR family transcriptional regulator: MSILSSVVDVYQLFLRSGNELTVTTLVNELGMPKSSASRLLKQMAELGLLEKKNNAPIYRPGLLIMELAHRARGMNPLIDMMLEALDELAKDSGFTSYVSALDDDMVRVVHARFGNSMLQVITQPGTRLPILGTSTGRALLARLSPNERSKIIERELKEEKARVKLVERLDLVAERGWEFSTDESVAGVASISSTVFDPAQNTLYALCLSLPATQMNDEVKAQLSISLCHKAAYLGCMVGDPYWLQKSINKS
- a CDS encoding DUF1177 domain-containing protein yields the protein MSLKQTLCVYELIDCASVKGEDIVALFQDFPHIEVISKTVKDHKGQSDFVRILIPGTQGKSQHKEAPTLGIIGRLGGIGARPSRIGVVSDADGAIAALATALKLAQMHEKGDRLLGDVVITTHICPNAPTRPHTPVDFMDSPLDDATMNQHEAIPEADAILSVDTTKGNRLLNHKGYALSPTVKNGYILPVSEDLIRLMEWSSGQKAVTFPLSIQDITPYGNGLHHINSILQPAVSTSAPVVGVAICTETVVPGCSTGASHEVDIASTVKFMIEVAKEFTANQCAFYDVEQYTLLTALYGDMRHLQTAGNRT
- the cspD gene encoding cold shock domain-containing protein CspD, with the protein product METGIVKWFNNAKGFGFICPADGGEDIFAHYSCIQMDGYRTLKAGQKVQFSLTIGPKGNHAELIIPIGVEDNSANSSESS